Within Candidatus Cloacimonas sp., the genomic segment CTCCGTAAAAGAAACAATTCCAAAGCCCTGCCAGCCAATTTCATCTTCTCCTGTGGCAGAAGCATCGGAAAGGGTCTCATTATGGTAATTTACCGTTGGCAGGTCATTTAAGCGATATTGAAACTTATCATACTGCTTGTAAGCTCCCCCTAAAGTAACAGGACCAAAGTAATAACTGCCATTCACATAGATTGCTTTGCCGTTTTTTGTGCTAATACCGGGTTGATGATAAAGTTTGCTGACTGCCGTCTCTGCCTGCAAATCAATATATTCTGTAGCATAATTTAATCTACCGGCAAAAACGGTTCTCTGATTATAGATATTTGTGGCAAGCAAATTGCGGAAAGCCATTGCCGAAGCGCCTAAGGAAAGTCCTTGGCAATTGGGGCTTTGCAAATCGGCACCATAAGCCAAATCATAACTTCCAATAATATTAGAGCTTTCTATAGCCCCGTAAATTGCTTTGAACTTAAAAGCGTCGTTATAGCTGAATAAGAAGCTCTCCAAACGGTTATCTATATCAAACTCCAGGTCTTTATAACTGCGAAAAACAATGCCGTTGCCAAAACTGTCTTCCGTTATTCCGGCAGATATTTTACAGGCATCTTTTTCATAAGAGGCATACAATTCCTGCCAGCCAAGTTCCAAACGGTTGCTATCCAGTTCATCCAAAAGTTCCGTTTGTTCTGTGGAATATTTGGGCAGTTCAGCAATAAATTTCATTCCAAAGCTAAAATTCCGGTAGTCAAGGTTGAAACCGAAGGTATCTTTAAAATAAGTATGCAAAGAGTCCTCAACGGTGCGATAAATGAATTGGCTTTCATTGGAACCGTTTATAAAAAGAGCGTTTTGAGCACTAAGCAAAGTAAAGCTGATTAACAGCAATAACAGCAGAGTATGTTTCATTCTCTATTCCACCATTTATATTATTCTTTCACAGATTACACTGATTTTACAGATACAGATTTAGAAACGAAGATTTCAGGATTATCGGGCTTTA encodes:
- a CDS encoding DUF6029 family protein, whose product is MKHTLLLLLLISFTLLSAQNALFINGSNESQFIYRTVEDSLHTYFKDTFGFNLDYRNFSFGMKFIAELPKYSTEQTELLDELDSNRLELGWQELYASYEKDACKISAGITEDSFGNGIVFRSYKDLEFDIDNRLESFLFSYNDAFKFKAIYGAIESSNIIGSYDLAYGADLQSPNCQGLSLGASAMAFRNLLATNIYNQRTVFAGRLNYATEYIDLQAETAVSKLYHQPGISTKNGKAIYVNGSYYFGPVTLGGAYKQYDKFQYRLNDLPTVNYHNETLSDASATGEDEIGWQGFGIVSFTEGLNFTADYAEAFNSDKDKKMNDAYFALEYNANSFSLLTSYSHIEKVDNLSDTWQQDLIPALQTNFTLLKIPVQIQAEYKMVSKQKQDAESEHYEPKLQTDFTLNKLSLSLCAQSNWEEISEALDSRYWASAQIKFPLFEHSDLILFGGKEAGGKVCRNGVCRYVAPFEGLRVELNTRF